TAGGGTGTTACAGGTTACATACAAAATACAATGTGACCAAGGATCTCCAGTCTCTTTGGAAGTGGGGATAGAAAATATTTCTCAAACTGATTATTCATTTcatagatatttattacaagTGACTTTGATGCTAATCTTGTTTTATCTATGGTTGCAGGGAGAGACAAGAACAGTCAATGGGCTATCGTAAGCGAGGACCCAAGCCCAAACACCTACTGGTTCAGGTAATAGCATCTGTCTAGTGCTCATTTGAATGTGTTAAATATGAACCACATTGGAGCAATCTATCAAACATTATCTATTTCCCAATAATCAAGTTGAATCCGGTTTCATAAATATATTCTCAGCCAAACTCTGTATTCCTACTTACAGCAGGCAATTGAGTAAATGTCAGTGTAATGTTATAAAGTAATGTTGACAAATACCCGAGAGTACAAAGGAGCATGTTGTTGATTGGCGCAAATGGATCCAAGAAAACAGATGCTAAATTTGAGTATAAAATCATATGGATTTCTGTTTTCTTAACAATAAAATTGTTTTGAAAGTAACACATAAAACATGTTTAGCTCTTCAAATGAAAAGTAGCAATTATATTAGATCATATTTTGCTAGATATACTTCAATAGAATCTCAAATCTACAAAGTTCCAAATTTGCAATACAAAATCGCTTAATATAATAAAATACTTCTAAATCAACCAGGTACAATCGAGCTTTTATGGATTCATTAATGAATGGTCGCTTTGCAAAGCaacattggcagtaattaacctAAACCAGCTTTCCTCTGCTGGGATACTAAAAATACAATCTGATGTGCAGGATGCTTGGTGCTCAGAAATTAATAGATTAATAAGAACTGTTAGGATCTTCTGGAGGTCAGATGCTTTGAAATAGCGACCAAGAAGGAACCAATGGTTGAGTCACCACATGTCCCAGTGGTTTCCTCCTAAATGTACAGAAGGGATTGACAATGTAATGGGACTTGGTGGTTGCCTGCCTCTCCACTCAGCTGGAAATGGAACctggcaggggaggggaggagaacaaATACAAATGTGAAAATGTAAACCCATACTGTTTGGACCTTGCTACAGAGGTAGCATAGACACAAAACTGTTCATGTAGAAAGAGCTACTCGACAGATTTAAGTTGTAATCTTACTTTGTCGTCCATTGATTATAGGTTATTTACTAGAATTTGAAACCCAAATAATAATCTATTTATTCTCAATTTCCAGCTACCAGCTTTTGCTAGACGTTCAAATGTCCCTTCGGAGCTACAGGATACTTACGGGGAAGAAGAACAGTCAAAGAACGAAATCCAGCAGCAGCCCATCAAACGTCAATATCAACTGAACAGTAAAAAGCTTCATCAGTACAAACCCTGTAACACCGAAGAACAACGTCAGCATCAAGCTACTAAACATTATTACCAACTCAACAGCAAAAAACATCACCATTATCAACCGGATATCATGTACCCTAATCAGCAGGCCGAGTCTAACCGGAGCGAAACTGAAGTAAATCATGAGCAATATCAATCCATTCAGGAACACGAAGCACTGCACAGTTTTATCAAGAGTGGAAATCGTACCCATGCTGTAGCCACGGAGAAGCCTGAGGTCAAGGAAATGGATTCGAAATCCGGGAATGGGCCAGAAATAGCCAAGGAAAGTGTGAAAAACAATGGCATGAATGGTAGAATGAAAATAgtgaaaaataaaaacaagaatGGTAGGATTGTAATAGTCATGAGCAAATATATGGATAATGGGATACAGTCGGCGAAAGATAAGCACAGTAAGAACGGGGATGGAGGGAATGAGTCAGTGGCAAGCAAGACTGGAGATCGAGAGTTATGGATAGTCAAAAATGGACATGGCAAGACTGTGGCGGCGGAGGAAAGAGTAGAGAAAGTCAAGGATAATAATGCAAATGGGTGGCAAGAGACGATGAAGACTCGTAATGTAAACAAAGGGTCAGAGGCCGAAAAGAATGGTTATATTAGGACTATGGTGGTTAAAGAGGCGGTAGTTGCAGCGCAAAATAAAAATCCGATCGGGGAGGTAGCGGACACAGAATGTAGCGAGACAGCAAGTGGGAAAGAGGCGAGGACTCAGAAGGATCAACGTCCCTCGGTGCAGGAGCAATGTGAACAGCCAAATACGATGCGGTGGGCTTGTGATTCGGAGGTCTCCAGTAGGGATGGGTTATACTCCAATCTCCCCCAGTCCAGAAAGCGCTATCTGTCAGAACCCAACGTGGACAGAGAGGCCAAAAAACCAACGACGTGCAGAAGCATCAGTGTCCCGGGAAGCGCAGTCCAGCTGGAGCACGATGACCTAATTGAGCTGCAGGCGGTCGATAGTTATCGGAATGAGGGAATTGATGGTATTTTGGACTCAAATCCCGAGCAACCAATCGATCTGAGCTGTGTAAAGCCCAGGCCAGCGCCTCAGAAGGCGACGGCGCAGCAGGCGGAGACTGAGGAGAAAGAGGAAACGGCTAAAGGGGAGCAGCAATATCCTTGGACTGGCCTCAAACCTTACCTCGGAAATCTGATTATCACAGATGTTACTGCGAACTGCCTCACAGTTACATTTAAGGAATATGTAACTGTGTGAATGAAACTTAAGGCAGATCTAGAAGCCATGTAGAATGAAAGCAGAAATCCTTAGAGCGAATGTACTCTCCGACCCAAATTTCCATTCTTTACATTGAACAGTTCATATGTATGCAAATTAATTTATAAACAGGCATATTAAATAAATAGAAGTAAATATGTGTCTGGAGACAGGCTGGACGGATCGGTAGTAAAGGGCACCGAAGAAAATGCTTCCTTAAATctggatttttaatttttttaaagcaaaatctATGATCTGACACCTTAAATAATAAAACCGCATAATGGATGTTTGATACATTGTTTCAATTTTTAATCCTATGTCAAATATAATTAATATTTGTGATAATACGTGTGCTATTTAAATGTGCAGATTCTTTGTATTTCCTGTCTGTTTGATATTTCCGAAGCTGGCGAGCCTGTGCTGCTATTatcaaattg
The nucleotide sequence above comes from Heptranchias perlo isolate sHepPer1 chromosome 23, sHepPer1.hap1, whole genome shotgun sequence. Encoded proteins:
- the cbx4 gene encoding E3 SUMO-protein ligase CBX4 — protein: MELPAAGEHVFAVESIEKKRIRKGRVEYLVKWRGWSPKYNTWEPEENILDPRLLLAFQHRERQEQSMGYRKRGPKPKHLLVQLPAFARRSNVPSELQDTYGEEEQSKNEIQQQPIKRQYQLNSKKLHQYKPCNTEEQRQHQATKHYYQLNSKKHHHYQPDIMYPNQQAESNRSETEVNHEQYQSIQEHEALHSFIKSGNRTHAVATEKPEVKEMDSKSGNGPEIAKESVKNNGMNGRMKIVKNKNKNGRIVIVMSKYMDNGIQSAKDKHSKNGDGGNESVASKTGDRELWIVKNGHGKTVAAEERVEKVKDNNANGWQETMKTRNVNKGSEAEKNGYIRTMVVKEAVVAAQNKNPIGEVADTECSETASGKEARTQKDQRPSVQEQCEQPNTMRWACDSEVSSRDGLYSNLPQSRKRYLSEPNVDREAKKPTTCRSISVPGSAVQLEHDDLIELQAVDSYRNEGIDGILDSNPEQPIDLSCVKPRPAPQKATAQQAETEEKEETAKGEQQYPWTGLKPYLGNLIITDVTANCLTVTFKEYVTV